CTACGACCCGGCCGGCGCGCTGGGCGAGAACCTGAACACCGAGATGGTGGAGCTGGAAGCTTTGGGGCCGGCCGATGCAGAAGACACGGTGTGGTTGCACGACTTCATTGCTGCCCACGTCGACGCGACCGATTCGGCTGTGGGACAACGGGTCCTATCTGATTGGGATGACGAGTTGAAGCACTTTGTGAAGGTCATGCCGCGCGACTACAAGCGCGTGCTGGCCGCCATCGCCGAAGCTGAGCGTGCCGGCGAGAACGTCAACGAGGCGATCATGGCGGCCGCCAATGGCTGATCCGCGCGGTTTCCTCAAGCACACGTCCAAGGAGCTCCCGGTCCGCAGGCCGGTTCCGCTGCGCCTCAAGGACTGGAAAGAGGTCTACGAGGACTTCTCCCACGAGAAGCTGCAGAACCAGGCATCGCGATGCATGGACTGCGGTATTCCGTTCTGCCACAACGGCTGCCCGCTGGGGAACCTGATCCCCGAGTGGAACGACCTGGTCTACAAGGACCGGTGGCGCGACGCGATCGAGCGGCTGCACGCCACCAACAACTTCCCGGAGTTCACCGGGCGGCTGTGCCCCGCTCCCTGTGAGGCCTCCTGCGTCCTGGGTATCAACCAGGATCCGGTGACCATCAAGCAGGTCGAGGTCGAGATCATCGACAACGCCTTCGACCAGGGCTGGGTCGTTCCGAAGATGCCCGACGTGCAGACCGGCAAGAAGGTCGCCGTCGTCGGGTCCGGGCCGGCCGGACTGGCCGCCGCCCAGCAGCTCACCCGGGCCGGCCACACCGTGACCGTGTTCGAGCGCGCCGACCGCATCGGCGGCCTGCTGCGCTACGGCATCCCCGAGTTCAAGATGGAAAAGCGCCACATCGACCGGCGTCTGGAACAGATGGCGGCCGAGGGAACGCAGTTCCGTCCCGGCGTCAACGTCGGCGTCGACATCACCGTCGCGCAGCTGCGGCTGAACTACGACGCGGTTGTGCTGGCCGGAGGTGCCACCGCTTGGCGTGACCTGCCGATCCCGGGCCGCGAGCTCGACGGCATCCACCAGGCCATGGAGTTCCTGCCCTGGGCCAACCGCGTCCAGCTCGGCGACGACGTCCTCGACGAGAACGGCCAGCCGCCGATCACCGCCAAGGACAAGCACGTCATCATCATCGGCGGTGGCGACACCGGCGCGGACTGCCTGGGCACCTCGCACCGTCAGGGCGCGGCCAGCATCCACCAGTTCGAGATCATGCCGCGCCCGCCGGAGACCCGCGCCGATTCGACCCCGTGGCCGACCTACCCGCTGATGTTCCGGGTGTCCTCGGCCCACGAAGAGGGCGGCGAGCGCGTGTTCTCGGTCAACACCGAGGAATTCATCGGCGAGAACGGCCGCGTGACCGGCTTGCGCGCGCACGAGGTCAAGATGAACGCCGGCAAGTTCGAGAAGGTCGAAGGGACCGACTTCGAGCTCAAGGCCGACCTGGTGCTGCTCGCCATGGGCTTCGTCGGCCCCGAGAAGGAAGGTCTGCTGACCAAGCTCGGTGTCGAGCTGACCGACCGCGGCAACGTCTCCCGTGACGACAACTTCCAGACCACGGTGCCTGGCGTCTTCGTCGCCGGCGACATGGGTCGTGGGCAGTCGCTGATCGTGTGGGCGATCGCCGAGGGCCGGGCCGCCGCCGCGGGCGTGGACCGCTACCTGATGGGCAAGACCGCCCTGCCGGTGGTGATCAAGCCGACGGCTGCGCCGCAGCGCTAGTCACGCACGAGCCGGGTGACCAATTCGGTTCGTGAATGCACGCCTGATTTTCGATAGACGTGCTGCAAATGGCTCTTCACCGTCGGAATGCTGATGAACAGGGCGCGCGAGATGTCGCTGTTGCTCGCGCCCTGGGCGAGTAGGTCGACCACGTCGCGTTCCCGAGCGGATAGTTTCCAATGTTCGGGAACGGCAGAGGAATTCGGTGCGCTCGGCAATTGGCCGAGCATGCGGTACGACTGCTCGACAAACCCGTGGGACTTCTGCAGGAACTGAATTTCGTCCCTTGTGAAGTCGCCGTCCTTGGCGCTTTTCAACAGGGAGACGCCGGCCACGATGCGACCGGCGTGGCGCAGGTACAGCTCTGCCTCGTACCGGTAACCCATCGGACGGAAAAAGCCCGCGTAATAGTCGGTCCGATCCAACCGCTGCCCGAGGTCGTTCGACGTCGCCAGGTCGGCGCCCGACCCGGCGAACCTGCGGGGATGAAACGGGTCCAACTCGTGGAAGTAGCCGGTGTACGGGCCGTTCTCCTCGGGACGGATCCGGTCGAACACGTGCTCGCCGGCATTCATGCCGCGGTCCACCGAGTAGAAGACCATGCCCGAGACGCGGACGAACCGGGACAGGAACGCCATCGTGTTGCGCTTGAACTCCGTGTTGCGGTCCATGTCATCCTTTCGGACGATTCTCCCCAGGTCAGGCCGCTCATAGAGTGCCCACGTGAGCAGAACAATCATCCGGTCTTCGAAGATCCTGACCTTCGACGATACGAGACCGGCCGCCGAAGCCATCCTGACCGAGGACGGCGTGATCCTCGAGGTCGGCAGCTTCGCCGACCTGGCCGAGTCGGCGGGTCCGGATATTCAGGTCATGGATGCCGGCAGCGCGGTGGTCATGCCGGGGCTGATCGACACCCACCCCCATGTCATGCACTTCGGCGCATTGCGCGGCGGCCTGGTCGAATTGAGCGATGCCCTCGATCACTCCGACATCGTCCAGCGGATCCGCGACCGCGCAGCCGAGACCCCTCCGGGCGAGTGGATCATCTGCACGCCTGTCGGCGAGGCCCACTACTTCATCCGGAGATCGTGGCGCGACCTCGCCGAACGCCGCCTGCCGGATCGTCATGTGCTCGACCGTGCGACCGCCGAGCACCCGGTGCTGATCCAGGCTTGGGCGCCACGGACCCCCAATGTCGTGGCGTTCAACAGTGCGGGCCTGCGCGCCGTCGGGCTGTCGGACTTCATCCCCGATCAGGTGTGCGACGTGGAGATCGACAAAGACGAGTCCGGGCGGCTGACCGGCATCCTGCGGGGGCCGGTCAACAACTACTACACATACGACCCGTTCTGGGGCCAGATCCTGCTCAAGCTGCCACCGCTGAATCCCGACCACGCCGTGCCCGGTGTACTCGACGAGATGGCGAGGTTCTCCGCTCGGGGCGTGACCACCCTGTACGAGGGCCATGCCATGGAGCCGGTCCACCTGCAGATGTATCAGCACCTCCGCAGCGCCGGGCTGCTCACCATGCGCGTTCAAGCGACGTTCGACGTGGAGTCGGTGATCTTCTATCCCTTCGAACCGCTGTCGTTGTCCGAGTTCGACGAACGGTTGAAATCGCTTGCGCCCCAGGCATCCGATACCACCGACGAGCTGTTCCGAATCGCCGGTATGACAATCAGCCCCGGCGGGCCGTGTTTCGCAGGCCATTTCGCGATGCACGAAACGTACGCGGATCCGTTCGGCAGGCCCACGAAGGGAAATCGGTTCGTCTCGCTGAAGAAGGAAGAGTCGTTCGTCCGGTTCTGCGCGAAGAACGGGATCAGGGCGAACATCTGCATCGGGTCCTACCGGGAGCACGATGACTTCCTCGAGATCGCCGAACGTGTCGTCACCGAGCACGACTTCCGCGACCAGGCCTGGATTCTGCAGCACGCCATCACCATCAGCCCCGATCATGTGCGCCGGTACAAGGCCCTCGGTTTTCAGATCACCACCTCCGTCGGATTCGCCTGGGGCAAGGGCGCGATGTACGACGAGCGCATCGGCCGCCACGTCTGGCGAGACATGGTGCCGCTGCGGCGCCTGCTGGACGCGGGTCTCGACGTCTCCGGCGGATCGGATTGGGGCCCCAAGAGCCCGTGGGAGCAGATTGCTCTGGCACAGACGCACGAGATCGCCGGAACCGACCTCCGCAACGACGGGCCTGATCAGGTCATCACGCGCATGGAGTCGCTTGCCATGTGGACCACGAGCGCCGCGAAGATCTTGGGCTGGAACGAGATCGGCTCCATCCGGCCGGGCAACCAGGCAGATCTGATCTTCGTCGACCGGGACCCGGCGACGTGTGGTGTCGAGGAGCTGAAACAGACGCGCGTCCACCGGACCGTGCTCGCGGGCAAGGTCGTCCACGACGACGGTGTGCTCTGATGAAACCAGACGAATACGCGCGCCACGACGCGACCGGCCTCGCTGAACTGATCCGCGACGAGCAGGTCTCGATCGGCGAAGTCCATGATGCGGCCCGCAGCGCGATCGAGGCGGTCAACCCGGTGCTCAACGCCGTGGTGGCCGGGCCGTGGGAGGCCGCGCTCGACTGCGACGGCCAGGGGATGTTCGGCGGGGTTCCGTTCGCGCTCAAGGATTTCGCGATCCACGCCGCCGGAGTGCCGACGCGCTTCGGCACCCGGCTGGCCGGGCCTGGCGTGGCGTTTCCGCACGACACGGAACTGATGACGCGATTCCGCGCGGCCGGGCTGGGCACTCTGGCGCTGACCACCACGCCGGAGTTCGCGTTCAACGGGAACACCGAGCCCGTCGCACACGGGTCTACCCGCAACCCGTGGGATCCAACGCGCAGTGCCGGCGGTTCCAGTGGTGGCTCGGCAGTGCTTGTGGCGGCCCGCGCCCTTCCGATGGCACACGCCACCGATGGCGGCGGATCGATCCGAATTCCGGCTTCCGCCAACGGATTGGTCGGGTTGAAGCCGAGCCGTGGCCGGGTACCTGCCGGGCCGGACACGAGCGAGCCGCTGTCGGGGTTGGGTGCCGAATTCGGATTGACGCGGTCGGTGCGCGACTGTGCGGCGCTACTGGATGCGGTCTGTGGGCCGGCTCCCGGGGACAAGTACATCATCCGCGACCCGCAGCGACCCTACGTCGAGGAGCTCGGCCGGGACCCCGGGCGATTGCGCATCGCGATTCACACCGAGTCCTGGTCCGGCGGGCCGGTCGACGAGGAGGTATCCGAAGCGGTGGCGGCGGCCGGGAACGTGCTGGAAGGGCTGGGCCACCACGTCCGCCCGGATTCACCGGTCTTCGACTGGGATCGGTTCGTCGACGCCAACCTCCCGGTGTGGAGCGTGTCTTTGGCCGAAGGCATCGACGCGCTTGCCGCTGCGCTGGGAACCCCACCCGGCCCCGACAACCTCGAGGCGACGACCCTGGCCTGTGCGGAGTACGGCCGACGCGTCCCGGCCACCGAGCTGGGTGCAGCCCTTGCCGTCCTCAACCAGGTTTCGCGGGCGGTCGGAACGTTTTTCACCGACTACGATCTGCTGCTGACCCCCACGCTGAGCCAGCCGCCTCAACCGCTGGGGGAGCTCGACGCCGACGACGCGTCGCTCTCACCTCGTCAATGGATGCAGAAGCTGCTCGGCGTCTGTTCTTTCACCCCGCTGTTCAATGCCACCGGTGGACCGGCGATCAGCCTGCCGCTGGGGTGGACCCGGTCCGGGCTGCCGATCGGCGTCCAACTTGCCGCGCCCATGTGTGACGAGGGCACCCTGATCGCCGTTGCGGCCCAACTGGAAACGGCGATGCCATGGACCCATCGAGTACCGAAAGTGAACGCCTGTGGACACTGACAACGCCGGGACACCCATAGCCCCGTATCTGGCCGTGGGACTTTCGACCGTGGTCCGCAATATCGAACGGCGGTCGCAGATCCAGGCGAACCTCGACGTCATCGAGGACACCGTCCACGCCGCGGTATCCACGGTTTCGATCAACATGCCGGTCAAGCTGGTAGCCCTCGCCGAGGGCGCGTTGACGGGGTTCGGAGATGAGGCATTCGACATTCCTCACGTGCAGGCCGCGCGGGAGATGTTCATCGACATCCCGGGCCCCGAGACCGAGCGCCTGGGGTCCCTGGCCAGACAGCACGGGATCTACCTCATCGCGCAATGCAAGGCGCGGTGGCCCGAGGTGATGCCGGACCGCTACTTCAACTCGATGATCGTGATCTCCCCGGCCGGTGAAGTCGTCCATCGCGCGACCAAGAATCACGTCTGGTGCCGCGAACGGTCCTGCACGCCGCACGACGTGTACGACCGATGGGTCGAACTGTTCGGCGACGGGCTCGATGCGTTTTATCCCGTGCTGCGCACCCCGGACATCGGTGTCATCGGCACGATCTGCTGCAGCGACGGCGAGTATCCGGAAGCGGTGCGGGCGTTGGCATTCCAAGGTGCCGAGGTGGTGTACCGGCCCAGCGAGGCCGTCCCCATGACGCAGGCCGGCCCCGACGCGGGCGGGACCTGGCTGCTGCAGAACCGCGCCCATGCGCATTTCAACAGCCTCTACATGCTCTGCCCGAACACCGGTCCGGTCTATCCGACGCAGGCCGCCGCGCAGCCCTTCGACATCGCCGGCGGCAATTCGCACATCGTGGACTACAACGGTGCGGTGCTCGGCCACACCGTCTCCGGATACAACTCCGTGGTGGCCGGCGTGATCGACATCGAGGCGCTACGCCAGTTCCGGGTGATGAATCTGAACTCCAACTGGCTCAAAGACCTTCGCACCGAGATCTTTCGCGGAATGTACGACGAGCCGATCCACCCGATGAATCTGTGGCTCGACCGCGAGCCGGTGCCGCACGCCGAGGCCGACGAGATCTACCGGGCGAACATCGCACGCCTGGTCGCCCGCGGGGCGTACGCCGAGCCGGCGCACCGTTTCCCCGGTGCCGGCATTCGGATTCCCTGAACCTCTGGAAAAGTTGCCACGGTGCATACCGGGGGTGCAGGGATGAGGCTGCGACGCCGCGTCGTCGCGGCCACGGTGATCGTGGCGGCGCTGGCACTGCTGGCGCACAACCAGCTGGTGCCGTTCGGCGCGCATTTTTTCGGCTTGACCGGGAACAACTTCGACCTGGACACCTATCGGGCGGCGGTACACGCGTCCTGGGACGGTAGGAGCCTGTACGCCGAACCGGCGCTGCGCGGGGCCTGGTTCGTCTACCCACCGTTCGCGACCTTCGTCCTCGCGCCGCTGGCCTGGCTCGGCTTCGATGTCGCCAAGTACCTTCTGCTGGCCTTGTCGATCGGCCTGCTGGCGCTCATCGCGTGGCGCATCATGCGGTTGGCCGGAGTGCGTACGGGCCTGGGGCTCGTCGTGATGAGCGCCGCGCTCGCGGTGACCGTCATCGACGTCGAACCGGTGCAGGCGACCCTGTGGTGGGGCCAGATCAACGTCCTGTTGATGGCGGTGGTGCTGCTGGATCTGTTGCGGCCCACCCATGCCCGGTGGCGGGGGATCGGCCTGGGGATCGCCGCGGGTATCAAGCTCACCCCGCTCGTGTTCTTGCCGTATCTGTTGCTCACCCGGCAATGGCGGGCTTCGGCCATCGCGGCAGTGACTTTCGTTGCAACCGCGGTGTCCACCTGGCTGTTCCTGCCGCGAGACAGTGCGTGGTTCTGGAGTCACCTCGGCGACACCGCCCACATCAGCTCCATCGATCACCTGGCCAACCAGTCGATCAACGGATTCCTCGCCCGGTTCTTCGCGCCCGACCCGCGGCCGGAGTGGTTGTGGATCGGGCTGAGCCTGCTGGTGGCCGCCGCCGGTTTCGTCGTCGCGGTATGGGCGCACCGACGAGGGGAACGGGCGCTGGCGGTGGTGCTGGTCGGGCTGACGGGTTGCGCGGTATCGCCGTTCAGCTGGGCGGCGCACTGGGTGTGGTTCGCCCCGGCGGTCTTCTGGCTGATCGCGAAAGCGTGCACGACGCAAGGCGTGTGGGCCCGAGGCTGGATGTACCGGGCAGCCGGCCTGTACGCAATGGTGTTCATGTGGACGCTGCATCGTCCGGGGCGCGACCACAGCGCCATGTACTTCAGTGGCGTGTACTGGAACTTCCTGGACCTGCGGCGCTCTTGGGTCGGCCAACTGGCGAGCGGCTGGTATCCGCTGACATTCCTGTGCTTCATGGCCGTGGCGGCGGGCTGGTTGCGGCTGAGCACGATCGCGATGACGCCGGACGACCT
This genomic window from Mycolicibacterium neworleansense contains:
- a CDS encoding amidase, whose product is MKPDEYARHDATGLAELIRDEQVSIGEVHDAARSAIEAVNPVLNAVVAGPWEAALDCDGQGMFGGVPFALKDFAIHAAGVPTRFGTRLAGPGVAFPHDTELMTRFRAAGLGTLALTTTPEFAFNGNTEPVAHGSTRNPWDPTRSAGGSSGGSAVLVAARALPMAHATDGGGSIRIPASANGLVGLKPSRGRVPAGPDTSEPLSGLGAEFGLTRSVRDCAALLDAVCGPAPGDKYIIRDPQRPYVEELGRDPGRLRIAIHTESWSGGPVDEEVSEAVAAAGNVLEGLGHHVRPDSPVFDWDRFVDANLPVWSVSLAEGIDALAAALGTPPGPDNLEATTLACAEYGRRVPATELGAALAVLNQVSRAVGTFFTDYDLLLTPTLSQPPQPLGELDADDASLSPRQWMQKLLGVCSFTPLFNATGGPAISLPLGWTRSGLPIGVQLAAPMCDEGTLIAVAAQLETAMPWTHRVPKVNACGH
- a CDS encoding amidohydrolase, which translates into the protein MSRTIIRSSKILTFDDTRPAAEAILTEDGVILEVGSFADLAESAGPDIQVMDAGSAVVMPGLIDTHPHVMHFGALRGGLVELSDALDHSDIVQRIRDRAAETPPGEWIICTPVGEAHYFIRRSWRDLAERRLPDRHVLDRATAEHPVLIQAWAPRTPNVVAFNSAGLRAVGLSDFIPDQVCDVEIDKDESGRLTGILRGPVNNYYTYDPFWGQILLKLPPLNPDHAVPGVLDEMARFSARGVTTLYEGHAMEPVHLQMYQHLRSAGLLTMRVQATFDVESVIFYPFEPLSLSEFDERLKSLAPQASDTTDELFRIAGMTISPGGPCFAGHFAMHETYADPFGRPTKGNRFVSLKKEESFVRFCAKNGIRANICIGSYREHDDFLEIAERVVTEHDFRDQAWILQHAITISPDHVRRYKALGFQITTSVGFAWGKGAMYDERIGRHVWRDMVPLRRLLDAGLDVSGGSDWGPKSPWEQIALAQTHEIAGTDLRNDGPDQVITRMESLAMWTTSAAKILGWNEIGSIRPGNQADLIFVDRDPATCGVEELKQTRVHRTVLAGKVVHDDGVL
- a CDS encoding glutamate synthase subunit beta produces the protein MADPRGFLKHTSKELPVRRPVPLRLKDWKEVYEDFSHEKLQNQASRCMDCGIPFCHNGCPLGNLIPEWNDLVYKDRWRDAIERLHATNNFPEFTGRLCPAPCEASCVLGINQDPVTIKQVEVEIIDNAFDQGWVVPKMPDVQTGKKVAVVGSGPAGLAAAQQLTRAGHTVTVFERADRIGGLLRYGIPEFKMEKRHIDRRLEQMAAEGTQFRPGVNVGVDITVAQLRLNYDAVVLAGGATAWRDLPIPGRELDGIHQAMEFLPWANRVQLGDDVLDENGQPPITAKDKHVIIIGGGDTGADCLGTSHRQGAASIHQFEIMPRPPETRADSTPWPTYPLMFRVSSAHEEGGERVFSVNTEEFIGENGRVTGLRAHEVKMNAGKFEKVEGTDFELKADLVLLAMGFVGPEKEGLLTKLGVELTDRGNVSRDDNFQTTVPGVFVAGDMGRGQSLIVWAIAEGRAAAAGVDRYLMGKTALPVVIKPTAAPQR
- a CDS encoding glycosyltransferase 87 family protein, coding for MHTGGAGMRLRRRVVAATVIVAALALLAHNQLVPFGAHFFGLTGNNFDLDTYRAAVHASWDGRSLYAEPALRGAWFVYPPFATFVLAPLAWLGFDVAKYLLLALSIGLLALIAWRIMRLAGVRTGLGLVVMSAALAVTVIDVEPVQATLWWGQINVLLMAVVLLDLLRPTHARWRGIGLGIAAGIKLTPLVFLPYLLLTRQWRASAIAAVTFVATAVSTWLFLPRDSAWFWSHLGDTAHISSIDHLANQSINGFLARFFAPDPRPEWLWIGLSLLVAAAGFVVAVWAHRRGERALAVVLVGLTGCAVSPFSWAAHWVWFAPAVFWLIAKACTTQGVWARGWMYRAAGLYAMVFMWTLHRPGRDHSAMYFSGVYWNFLDLRRSWVGQLASGWYPLTFLCFMAVAAGWLRLSTIAMTPDDLGDYPPEFLDEELAQFERSLN
- a CDS encoding helix-turn-helix transcriptional regulator, yielding MDRNTEFKRNTMAFLSRFVRVSGMVFYSVDRGMNAGEHVFDRIRPEENGPYTGYFHELDPFHPRRFAGSGADLATSNDLGQRLDRTDYYAGFFRPMGYRYEAELYLRHAGRIVAGVSLLKSAKDGDFTRDEIQFLQKSHGFVEQSYRMLGQLPSAPNSSAVPEHWKLSARERDVVDLLAQGASNSDISRALFISIPTVKSHLQHVYRKSGVHSRTELVTRLVRD